In a genomic window of Roseiflexus castenholzii DSM 13941:
- a CDS encoding MDR family MFS transporter, with product MSSQRTILITTGLMLSLFLASMESTVVSTGMPTIVSQLGGLEHYSWVFTAFMLASTTMVPLYGKLSDLFGRRPVFLAAMAIFLIGSVLCGLAVTMPQLIAFRAIQGIGAGGLLPLVFIIIGDLFSLEQRARLQGLFSGVWGVSSIIGPLLGGFIVDQASWEWIFWINIIPGLIATAIVWFAWVDRPRAHNAPKRSIDYAGAVLLTAGAVALLMSLTDLSASWALPTLVGALAMFGALVWIERRASDPVLPVGLFCDRMFLVACGHGILAGCAVFGGATFVPLYAQGVLGTSATEAGAALMPMLLAWVFSSIIGTRMLLRVGYRTVAFAGMIALVIGSFPLMFVDARTNRLLLMVYLGLMGFGMGFSIPAFLIAVQSSVERGKLGTATSTLQFSRSIGGAFGIGIMGAVLSATVTTRLETAGLDASVSLNSLIDPLGGDIAVSETLRAALGAGISSVFVVAFIAAALGLLVTLMAPRGLIADAAAERGRDEGMAQPAVERR from the coding sequence GTGTCATCACAGCGCACGATTCTAATTACCACCGGCTTGATGCTCAGCCTATTCCTGGCATCAATGGAATCGACCGTCGTTAGCACCGGTATGCCGACGATAGTCAGCCAGCTGGGGGGTCTCGAACATTACAGTTGGGTCTTTACCGCTTTTATGCTCGCCTCCACAACGATGGTTCCCCTGTACGGGAAACTCTCCGACCTCTTCGGTCGCCGACCTGTGTTTCTGGCAGCGATGGCAATCTTTCTGATCGGGTCCGTGCTCTGCGGGCTGGCGGTCACCATGCCGCAATTGATTGCCTTTCGCGCCATTCAGGGTATTGGCGCGGGCGGGTTGTTGCCGCTGGTGTTCATCATCATCGGTGACCTGTTTTCGCTGGAACAGCGCGCCCGGTTGCAAGGGCTGTTTTCGGGCGTGTGGGGGGTGTCGTCGATCATCGGACCGTTGCTCGGCGGATTCATTGTGGATCAGGCATCGTGGGAGTGGATTTTCTGGATCAATATCATCCCCGGACTGATCGCAACCGCAATTGTCTGGTTCGCCTGGGTTGATCGTCCGCGCGCCCACAACGCACCCAAACGTTCAATCGACTATGCCGGAGCGGTGTTGCTCACTGCCGGTGCGGTGGCGCTCCTCATGAGCCTGACCGACCTGAGCGCATCGTGGGCGCTGCCGACATTGGTCGGCGCGCTGGCGATGTTTGGCGCACTGGTGTGGATCGAACGACGCGCCAGCGATCCCGTGTTGCCTGTCGGTCTATTCTGCGACCGGATGTTCCTGGTTGCATGCGGGCATGGCATCCTGGCCGGCTGCGCCGTCTTTGGCGGCGCTACATTCGTGCCGCTCTATGCGCAAGGAGTGTTGGGGACGAGCGCAACCGAGGCTGGCGCAGCACTGATGCCGATGTTGCTCGCGTGGGTTTTTTCCAGCATTATTGGAACGCGCATGCTGCTGCGTGTGGGATATCGCACGGTTGCGTTCGCGGGGATGATTGCGCTGGTCATCGGCTCATTTCCGCTTATGTTTGTTGACGCACGGACAAATCGACTCCTGCTGATGGTGTATCTGGGACTGATGGGATTTGGTATGGGTTTTTCGATTCCGGCATTTCTCATCGCGGTGCAGAGCAGTGTCGAGCGCGGCAAACTGGGAACCGCCACGTCAACCCTGCAATTCAGCCGCAGCATTGGCGGCGCGTTTGGCATCGGCATTATGGGCGCCGTTCTGAGCGCGACGGTGACCACCCGGCTGGAAACCGCAGGACTCGATGCATCTGTATCGCTCAACAGTCTGATCGACCCGTTGGGAGGCGACATTGCAGTAAGCGAGACGCTGCGTGCAGCACTGGGAGCAGGCATTAGCAGCGTGTTTGTGGTCGCATTTATTGCGGCAGCACTGGGATTGCTGGTCACGCTTATGGCGCCGCGCGGATTGATTGCAGATGCAGCCGCTGAACGCGGGCGCGACGAGGGAATGGCGCAGCCAGCAGTCGAGCGGAGGTAG
- a CDS encoding GGDEF domain-containing protein, translated as MMQHIEQERLRFEQQRRLIYRIAGVLGVLAILYAQCINFIDPSSSYAYRAIYALNHIAFAGVCIAVVWMLRRQHIPIDRIERLMLVIFIVQSLGFNGIVPAIFLPSPSAMLIDAIGDDIWFLLIICVLAVHLYDVRRGALIAASVFLVSFGIVMIQLARWRLIGVDAANSQQVISIYLMAGALLGFLIVLSAYRAQAERLRTGYELMIHMAYTDTLTGLPNRRRLYEELCRLIGMADRYGQEFCVCLFDIDHFKQLNDQHGHLVGDQVLCAIAQTALPHLRAVDHFGRWGGEEFAILLPQTSLSDAQMALDRVRMALQAINLADVPTITASFGVAEYLPGDTSESILHRADQSMYLAKTTGRNRIVVDGDVEAGLRYAHR; from the coding sequence ATGATGCAGCACATCGAACAAGAACGTCTTCGCTTCGAGCAACAGCGTCGCCTCATTTATCGGATTGCGGGAGTTCTTGGTGTGCTGGCAATCCTCTATGCCCAGTGTATCAACTTCATTGACCCATCCTCATCTTACGCTTACCGCGCTATCTACGCGCTCAATCACATTGCGTTCGCCGGCGTGTGCATTGCGGTGGTCTGGATGCTGAGGCGTCAGCATATCCCGATTGATCGTATCGAGCGGTTGATGCTGGTTATATTCATCGTTCAATCACTTGGATTCAACGGCATTGTGCCGGCAATTTTTCTCCCGTCGCCCTCGGCAATGCTGATCGATGCGATTGGAGACGACATCTGGTTTCTGCTGATTATTTGCGTGTTGGCGGTTCATCTCTATGATGTGCGACGCGGCGCGTTGATCGCAGCCAGCGTCTTTCTCGTATCATTTGGCATCGTGATGATCCAGCTCGCGCGCTGGAGGCTGATCGGCGTTGACGCAGCGAACAGTCAACAGGTAATCAGCATCTACCTGATGGCCGGCGCGCTGTTGGGATTTTTGATCGTGCTGTCGGCGTACCGCGCGCAGGCGGAACGGTTGCGGACAGGGTATGAGCTGATGATCCATATGGCGTACACCGACACTCTCACCGGTTTGCCCAACCGCCGCCGCCTGTATGAAGAGTTGTGCCGGTTGATTGGGATGGCGGATCGGTATGGTCAGGAATTTTGCGTCTGCCTGTTCGATATCGATCACTTCAAGCAATTGAACGATCAACACGGGCATCTGGTTGGTGATCAGGTGTTGTGCGCCATAGCGCAAACCGCACTGCCGCACCTGCGCGCCGTGGACCATTTTGGGCGCTGGGGTGGTGAGGAGTTTGCCATCCTCCTGCCGCAGACCAGTCTGAGCGATGCGCAGATGGCGCTTGATCGGGTGCGCATGGCATTGCAAGCGATCAATCTGGCCGATGTTCCGACGATTACCGCCAGTTTTGGCGTAGCCGAATATCTGCCTGGCGATACCAGCGAGTCCATCCTGCATCGCGCCGATCAGTCGATGTACCTGGCGAAAACGACCGGACGCAACCGGATTGTGGTTGATGGCGACGTCGAGGCGGGCCTGCGGTACGCCCACAGGTAA
- a CDS encoding MFS transporter yields the protein MTDPTATMTAQAEAVVRRHAARNFWLNVLDGGTFYLGLSMVSRFTVLPLFVERLSPDRWLQGLIPTINYTGWFLPGLFIVPLIAAMPRRKPILLTATLFERLPFLLLGLALILWPDLPGAGLLAIFFCCYAIHAIAAGFASIPWQDFIARVIPGTRWGIFFGLQSGLGGLLGIGGAAVAAWVLTAFPFPQSVGILSLICFGSMVVSFIFLAATVEPALPPQPAQPLTAFLRGVRPLLERDAPFRNYLIGRVGIALALIGHNFITALSLERFNLSGADVGGFTAALLAAQAVSDPILGGMADRWGHKQVLELSTAVGLAAILLALIAPSPAWFFVIFVLVGFSQAGYILSGFTLVFSFAPPAQRPAYIGVSNIVMAPIAAAGPLLSGWLAELASYEALFVVLMAVGIVSLGWMRMRVPRPAVKAALAEERVG from the coding sequence ATGACCGATCCGACTGCTACGATGACCGCTCAGGCAGAAGCGGTTGTCCGGCGCCATGCTGCGCGCAATTTCTGGCTCAACGTCCTCGACGGCGGAACATTCTACCTGGGCTTGAGCATGGTATCGCGCTTCACCGTGCTCCCGCTGTTCGTCGAGCGCCTTTCACCGGATCGCTGGTTGCAAGGGCTGATTCCGACCATCAACTACACCGGATGGTTCTTGCCCGGACTGTTTATTGTGCCGCTGATCGCCGCGATGCCGCGCCGCAAACCGATTCTACTGACGGCAACACTCTTCGAGCGTTTGCCATTCCTGCTTTTGGGGCTTGCACTCATTCTCTGGCCCGACCTACCGGGCGCCGGTCTGCTGGCGATCTTCTTCTGTTGCTACGCTATCCATGCCATCGCTGCCGGATTTGCTTCTATCCCCTGGCAAGATTTCATTGCGCGCGTCATTCCAGGCACACGGTGGGGCATCTTTTTCGGTTTGCAGAGCGGACTTGGCGGCTTGCTCGGCATCGGCGGCGCGGCAGTTGCTGCCTGGGTGCTGACGGCATTTCCCTTTCCGCAGAGCGTCGGCATTCTATCACTCATCTGCTTTGGGTCGATGGTCGTGTCATTCATCTTCCTGGCGGCGACGGTCGAGCCGGCGCTGCCACCGCAGCCAGCGCAACCGCTGACCGCGTTCCTGCGCGGCGTGCGACCACTGCTGGAGCGCGACGCACCGTTTCGCAACTATCTGATCGGGAGGGTCGGCATTGCGCTGGCGCTCATCGGTCATAACTTCATCACAGCCCTTAGTCTCGAACGCTTCAACCTGTCTGGCGCTGATGTCGGCGGTTTTACAGCGGCGCTGCTGGCGGCGCAGGCGGTGAGCGACCCGATCCTCGGCGGGATGGCGGATCGCTGGGGACACAAGCAGGTGCTGGAACTTTCGACGGCGGTAGGATTGGCGGCGATTCTGCTGGCGCTGATTGCACCATCGCCCGCGTGGTTCTTTGTCATTTTTGTGCTGGTCGGCTTTTCACAGGCGGGGTATATTCTCTCCGGCTTTACGCTGGTGTTCAGTTTTGCGCCGCCGGCGCAGCGCCCTGCCTATATTGGCGTGTCGAACATCGTGATGGCGCCGATCGCCGCCGCAGGACCGCTCCTCTCCGGTTGGCTCGCCGAACTCGCAAGTTACGAGGCGCTCTTCGTTGTGCTGATGGCGGTTGGCATCGTCAGTCTGGGGTGGATGCGCATGCGTGTGCCGCGCCCGGCAGTGAAGGCAGCGCTGGCGGAGGAGCGCGTGGGGTAG
- a CDS encoding glycosyltransferase family 4 protein — MPQRILICTAQVPFARGGAELLVEGLRDALRERGYVVDVVALPYAWQPHDRLMSSALAWRLLDLERVNGAPVDQIICTKFPSYAARHARKVVWLVHQHRQAYDWYGTPLSDFANTPEDRAIRDQLLRMDRATLGEAQRLFAISQNVAARLKRFVGLEAQPLYPPSRYAGRLRAGPYGDYLLSDARLDAAKRLDLLIHALARTRQPVRCVFIGAGDDRTRLERLAADLNLGARVVFRGFVSDDELIDLYTSARAVYYAPFDEDYGFTAVQALAAARPVITTTDSGGVREFVADGVTGLVAPPEPDAIAAQIDAIFEDAALAARLGAAGPTRVADITWDRVIRALLLQ; from the coding sequence ATGCCTCAGCGCATCCTGATCTGTACAGCACAGGTTCCATTTGCGCGCGGCGGCGCTGAATTGCTGGTCGAAGGGCTGCGCGACGCTCTCCGCGAGCGCGGCTACGTAGTTGATGTTGTGGCGCTCCCCTACGCCTGGCAACCCCACGACCGCCTGATGTCTTCGGCGCTGGCATGGCGTCTCCTTGACCTGGAGCGGGTCAACGGCGCACCGGTCGATCAGATTATCTGTACCAAGTTCCCGTCCTACGCCGCGCGCCATGCGCGCAAGGTCGTCTGGCTGGTGCATCAGCACCGGCAGGCATATGACTGGTATGGCACGCCGCTGTCGGACTTCGCCAATACCCCGGAAGACCGTGCCATCCGTGATCAACTGCTGCGGATGGATCGCGCCACGCTCGGCGAGGCGCAGCGGTTGTTCGCTATTTCGCAGAATGTCGCAGCGCGCCTCAAGCGCTTCGTTGGCTTAGAAGCGCAACCGCTCTACCCGCCAAGCCGCTACGCCGGTCGGCTGCGCGCCGGACCTTACGGCGACTATCTGCTCTCCGATGCGCGCCTGGATGCCGCCAAACGGCTCGATCTGCTGATCCACGCGCTTGCCCGCACCCGGCAGCCGGTCCGCTGCGTGTTTATCGGTGCAGGGGATGACCGAACGCGACTGGAACGCCTGGCAGCCGACCTGAACCTTGGCGCGCGTGTGGTGTTTCGCGGCTTTGTGTCCGACGACGAACTGATCGATCTCTACACCTCGGCGCGCGCTGTCTATTATGCGCCATTCGATGAAGATTACGGTTTTACGGCAGTGCAGGCGCTGGCTGCCGCGCGTCCCGTGATTACGACGACCGACTCCGGCGGCGTGCGAGAGTTCGTCGCCGATGGCGTCACCGGGTTGGTTGCGCCGCCTGAACCCGATGCCATTGCCGCTCAGATTGACGCGATCTTCGAGGATGCCGCGCTTGCGGCGCGCCTCGGCGCCGCCGGACCGACGCGGGTGGCGGACATTACGTGGGATCGCGTTATCCGTGCGTTGCTGCTTCAATGA
- a CDS encoding STAS domain-containing protein, translating into MSNEVFTDHYSVVLNRAPFEWSIDEGRLRFFGIPSALLWLNPSLLKILRPLADEIGIPLFRLLVAHSGSFGTAEDYHDVVLALGSTFEEGLLAWGEVISTIGWGRLELPFCDVQRRKAIVRIRNPWELDMQRGQPVNWGCPFLQGKIIGLFTHAFGVPCWADEQNLVIDGEETSVEFHVYESNRTIESEIAVLREARERERQQRLLDEIAAKTLELQKANEERLRLQEEIIEMQARTVAELSTPLIPLNKRVLLMPLIGAFDSQRTQLTVDRLLHGVAEYRASVVILDITGVPIVDTHVASALMQAAQAVRLLGAEVVLTGIRPEVAQTLVGMGVSLQGIVTRGTLQSGIEYASGVQ; encoded by the coding sequence ATGTCGAACGAGGTCTTCACCGATCATTACTCGGTTGTTCTCAACCGCGCGCCGTTTGAGTGGTCCATCGACGAAGGACGGCTCCGCTTTTTTGGCATTCCATCGGCGCTTCTATGGCTCAACCCATCGTTACTGAAGATTCTCCGTCCCCTGGCGGATGAAATTGGCATTCCGCTCTTCCGGTTGCTGGTGGCGCATAGCGGAAGTTTTGGCACGGCAGAGGACTATCACGATGTCGTGCTGGCGCTTGGCTCGACCTTCGAGGAAGGATTACTCGCGTGGGGCGAGGTCATCAGCACGATTGGATGGGGGCGTCTGGAACTCCCTTTCTGCGATGTGCAGCGCCGCAAGGCGATTGTGCGCATTCGCAACCCATGGGAACTCGACATGCAGCGCGGGCAGCCGGTGAATTGGGGATGCCCGTTTCTTCAGGGGAAGATCATCGGTCTGTTCACCCATGCGTTTGGCGTACCGTGCTGGGCTGATGAGCAAAATCTCGTGATCGACGGCGAAGAAACATCGGTCGAGTTTCATGTGTACGAATCGAACCGGACGATTGAGAGCGAGATCGCCGTTCTGCGCGAGGCGCGCGAGCGTGAGCGTCAGCAACGCCTGCTGGACGAAATCGCCGCCAAAACGCTCGAACTCCAGAAGGCAAACGAGGAACGTCTGCGCCTGCAAGAGGAGATCATCGAAATGCAGGCGCGCACTGTAGCAGAACTTTCGACCCCCCTTATTCCGCTTAATAAGCGCGTGCTGCTTATGCCGCTGATCGGCGCCTTCGATTCGCAACGCACGCAACTGACGGTGGATCGCCTGCTCCACGGCGTTGCGGAATACCGCGCGTCAGTCGTCATTCTCGATATTACCGGCGTGCCCATTGTCGATACACACGTTGCCAGCGCGCTGATGCAGGCAGCGCAGGCGGTACGCTTGCTGGGCGCCGAGGTGGTGCTCACCGGCATTCGCCCGGAAGTCGCACAGACACTTGTTGGCATGGGGGTGAGTCTGCAAGGCATCGTCACTCGTGGCACGCTTCAGAGCGGCATCGAGTATGCCAGCGGTGTTCAGTGA
- a CDS encoding metallophosphoesterase family protein, with translation MRIAIVSDIHDHISRLATALERVRDADALICCGDLCSPFIMRQLGEGFAGPIHIVFGNNDGDLFRLTATAAQFPAITLHGAFADLDLNGLRVAVTHYPEIAMPLLESGRYGLVCCGHNHQYTVVQRGAVTLVNPGEVMGELYGAATCAVYDSETGDVTPITIDDAAFLSFRAQRGI, from the coding sequence ATGCGCATCGCCATCGTCTCGGACATCCACGACCACATTTCGCGCCTGGCAACGGCGCTAGAGCGCGTGCGCGACGCGGATGCACTGATCTGCTGCGGCGATCTCTGCTCACCGTTCATTATGCGGCAGTTAGGTGAGGGCTTTGCCGGTCCGATCCACATCGTGTTCGGCAACAACGACGGTGATCTGTTTCGTCTGACCGCTACCGCAGCGCAGTTTCCGGCAATCACGCTGCACGGCGCGTTTGCCGATCTCGACCTCAATGGATTGCGGGTGGCGGTGACGCATTACCCGGAGATTGCTATGCCGCTGCTCGAAAGTGGCCGCTATGGTCTCGTGTGCTGTGGGCACAATCATCAGTACACCGTCGTTCAGCGTGGTGCTGTAACACTCGTTAACCCTGGCGAGGTGATGGGCGAACTCTATGGCGCTGCCACCTGCGCCGTGTATGACAGCGAAACCGGTGATGTTACACCAATTACGATTGACGATGCCGCATTCTTGTCATTCCGAGCGCAGCGAGGAATCTGA
- a CDS encoding glycosyltransferase family 39 protein: MDQPRPWSLCALAVSNTTAHMHDAPHPRFRALSLALLFVVAIALRCYRIDAQSFWYDEGLTVALAVRSLDDIARAAAADVHPPLYYWLLHGWLLLMGTSEAAARAFSAVCGAVTVVMTAILGRRWSGAVAGWLAGIAAAVSPCAIHYSQETRMYALAMLLAACLWLTLDAVVRERTGDHAIDPSGIAHHPRRWRILYGAAALAALATHYFMVAFVAAASLIGALFLRRRARLVWITGHLALAVFFLALVWNSRERLAGWTFAKQSTDPLFILTDVLHGFSLGPSASSPSWFWLIGFGALLVAVFPAWRASPMMTSMALVWLVAPLGAIIILSLNQPYYKLRFLLPALPAYHLLLGIGGAALARIIATRFGARIGAGMVVLTTVWFMAAAIAPLRNEWFDPAFQRDDYRGLARAVAATARADDAILLIGPGQIDVFDYYFKGLQVRYPLPRFRPLDPAATIAELEQIAQRHRRVYGVFYVPYEADPDGVVSAWLAERAFRAESRWYGGVELVVYELGDVGAPLRDVSVRFGDALILERAAVSAMRVAGGDAVRVELHWRVSALPERDLYLFAHLLDINNRIRAQHDGPLARVPTSAWQVGEIYRSRAAVLVPPNTPLATYRLVIGVYDPRTGKRLLLEDGRDGWEAEYVLSRYEGEAHCWTTTVDVRRGEEACRSMDGIHLCKAQRTHFTYPTRSSASAAFTAGRGTRMRIHPRLTMPTAISTTKSAS, translated from the coding sequence ATGGATCAGCCGCGTCCCTGGAGTCTTTGCGCCCTGGCAGTGAGCAATACAACCGCACACATGCATGACGCTCCACATCCGCGATTTCGTGCCCTCAGTCTCGCACTGCTCTTCGTGGTGGCGATAGCGTTGCGTTGCTACCGCATCGATGCGCAGAGTTTCTGGTATGATGAGGGTTTAACGGTCGCGCTTGCAGTTCGATCACTCGACGACATCGCGCGCGCCGCCGCCGCCGATGTGCACCCGCCACTCTACTACTGGCTCCTCCATGGTTGGCTGTTGCTGATGGGAACGAGCGAGGCGGCGGCGCGCGCGTTCAGCGCCGTCTGTGGCGCCGTTACCGTTGTGATGACGGCGATCCTCGGTCGGCGCTGGTCTGGCGCCGTTGCCGGATGGCTTGCCGGCATCGCTGCAGCCGTTTCGCCGTGTGCCATTCATTATAGCCAGGAAACCCGCATGTACGCCCTGGCAATGCTGCTGGCGGCATGTCTCTGGCTCACGCTCGATGCCGTGGTTCGGGAAAGAACCGGCGATCATGCCATCGATCCGTCCGGCATTGCGCACCATCCCCGGCGCTGGCGGATTCTCTACGGCGCGGCGGCGCTTGCGGCGCTCGCAACGCACTATTTCATGGTCGCATTCGTGGCAGCTGCCTCGCTCATTGGCGCGCTCTTCCTGCGCCGCCGCGCGCGATTGGTCTGGATCACAGGGCATCTGGCGCTCGCTGTATTCTTTCTGGCGCTGGTCTGGAACAGTCGTGAGCGCCTGGCGGGCTGGACGTTCGCTAAACAATCGACCGACCCGCTCTTTATTCTCACCGATGTGCTGCACGGGTTCAGCCTTGGTCCATCGGCCTCTTCCCCGTCCTGGTTCTGGCTCATCGGCTTTGGGGCGCTGCTCGTGGCAGTCTTCCCGGCGTGGCGCGCATCGCCAATGATGACCAGTATGGCGCTGGTCTGGCTGGTTGCGCCGCTGGGAGCGATCATCATTCTTTCGCTCAATCAGCCTTACTACAAACTGCGCTTTCTCCTGCCCGCCCTCCCCGCATACCACTTGCTCCTCGGTATTGGCGGCGCGGCCCTGGCGCGTATCATTGCCACAAGGTTCGGTGCGCGCATTGGCGCCGGCATGGTCGTTCTCACGACAGTGTGGTTCATGGCCGCCGCCATTGCGCCGTTGCGCAACGAGTGGTTCGATCCCGCCTTTCAGCGCGACGATTACCGTGGGCTGGCGCGGGCTGTCGCTGCCACTGCCCGCGCCGACGACGCCATCCTGCTGATCGGTCCAGGGCAGATCGATGTGTTCGACTATTACTTCAAGGGTTTGCAGGTGCGCTACCCGCTGCCGCGTTTCCGTCCGCTCGACCCGGCAGCAACCATTGCTGAACTTGAACAGATAGCACAGCGCCACAGGCGAGTCTATGGGGTCTTCTACGTTCCCTACGAAGCCGATCCCGACGGCGTGGTGAGCGCCTGGCTTGCTGAACGCGCCTTCCGCGCCGAAAGCCGCTGGTACGGTGGCGTCGAGTTAGTGGTCTACGAACTCGGCGACGTCGGTGCCCCGCTGCGTGATGTGAGCGTGCGGTTCGGCGATGCGCTGATCCTGGAGCGCGCCGCCGTCTCGGCGATGCGCGTCGCAGGCGGCGACGCGGTGCGGGTTGAACTGCACTGGCGCGTCAGTGCGCTACCAGAACGCGACCTGTACCTGTTCGCGCATTTGCTTGACATAAATAATCGTATCCGCGCACAGCACGATGGACCGCTGGCGCGCGTTCCAACCAGCGCCTGGCAAGTCGGCGAAATCTACCGCAGCCGCGCGGCAGTCCTTGTGCCGCCAAACACGCCGCTGGCGACGTACCGCCTCGTTATCGGCGTGTACGATCCGCGCACCGGCAAACGGTTGCTGCTGGAGGACGGGCGGGATGGGTGGGAGGCGGAGTACGTTTTGTCCAGATACGAAGGCGAAGCGCATTGCTGGACGACGACTGTCGACGTCCGAAGGGGAGAGGAAGCATGTCGTTCGATGGATGGAATTCATCTGTGCAAGGCGCAACGAACGCACTTCACCTACCCCACGCGCTCCTCCGCCAGCGCTGCCTTCACTGCCGGGCGCGGCACACGCATGCGCATCCACCCCAGACTGACGATGCCAACCGCCATCAGCACAACGAAGAGCGCCTCGTAA